A single window of Deltaproteobacteria bacterium DNA harbors:
- a CDS encoding MMPL family transporter — protein sequence MELLKKLSFRAILERILDRPVLVLLAVVGISVLFAWHLPRLCFRTSIYDLVIQDLPETSRYEEFKKIFGSDEIIQVVIKGKNIYDPVTFEKVEQLARVASDIKGVRRVISLPGIRKSVDIGGKWTLEQFADVAGAVALFQRNLISEDRTTTVLNVILEDGADKDQVLSALQGMIDRESGELSLYQIGMPLVSQALASFTQKDFFFLPPITFLLIAVVLFILFRCLLCLLL from the coding sequence ATGGAACTTCTGAAGAAACTCTCGTTTCGGGCAATACTCGAACGGATACTCGATCGACCGGTGTTGGTCCTGTTGGCCGTGGTCGGCATATCGGTTTTGTTCGCATGGCATCTCCCGCGCCTCTGCTTTCGCACCTCCATATACGACCTCGTCATCCAGGATCTGCCTGAAACATCCCGCTACGAGGAATTCAAGAAGATTTTCGGATCCGACGAGATCATCCAGGTCGTGATCAAAGGCAAGAACATATACGACCCGGTCACGTTCGAAAAAGTCGAACAACTCGCCCGGGTCGCCTCTGACATCAAAGGGGTTAGGCGGGTCATCAGCCTGCCCGGTATTCGGAAATCGGTGGACATCGGAGGGAAGTGGACTCTCGAACAGTTCGCCGACGTGGCCGGTGCGGTGGCGCTCTTCCAGCGGAATCTCATTTCCGAGGACCGGACCACCACGGTATTGAACGTGATTCTTGAGGACGGAGCCGATAAGGACCAAGTCCTCTCCGCCCTGCAAGGGATGATCGATCGGGAATCCGGCGAGCTTTCTCTTTACCAGATCGGCATGCCCCTCGTGTCCCAGGCCCTGGCTTCATTCACTCAAAAGGACTTCTTCTTCCTTCCTCCCATTACTTTTCTTTTGATCGCCGTGGTTCTTTTTATCCTGTTCCGCTGCCTTTTATGCCTACTCCTC
- a CDS encoding MMPL family transporter codes for LLCLLLPLASVLLTLLWTLGLMAWTGTAMSMLTMIVPVFLIAVGTAYCLHLMSDYVDRVERCPSRREAVFETFSRLTLPTALAVLTTAIGIGSLLVNRIVAIREFAIFSCFGIFSLLIILLTFFPSVLVLAPTPTKKKQDSARGRLSAAFIELVIRLNLKHQRVVLPVLGIVALVCGIGVFRLQIQTNPIGYFKENTPVSRHFHDIYRDMSGSFPINVFMSGSTDDYFEDPEHVADIARFQKYVETLPEVDKTISFADYLKLVNYVLNRFNPEYYALPTQAYQIRMLINNYKIILGEEMLTRFMNPNFSATNILLLTHISSSRGFLRTRDMILAYAHSDFSKDIRWDVTGFGIVLSASSHLITTGQVKSLSLTVVLVFGIMFLLFLSSKVGLIAIVPNLFPIVINFGIMGWFGIELSMVTSLIAGIAIGLAVDDTIHYLVRYNIEFKKDLDDTNALAATLRHVGRPIVFTSLTISLGFSVLAFSSFNPTAVFGVLMVITMISALVGDLMILPSLMQHVELVTIWDLLRLKLGKAPELGIPLFRGLTRTQLHYILMAGALRKSEAGEVLFRKGDASDSMYAVVSGGMDVVDHPIGEDPSKTHGIQKLISHIAPGDLVGEMGLLRSAPRSATVIVTEPSELLQINWKMLKRLQWLYPPAAHKLFYNLMSFLCDRLQQTTECLSQTSHVDGLTGFYDRDDFLKILEIETYRARRYGTDLSLCLLGIEFQSTDHHPKEHAKDQLLKLLGRSLSKEVRDCDTLARIDARTLALLLPQTSLPDALPISDRLRRILQGPDFQTETLRITIQTGVAGLNPGAGETGGELLAHAVSALEADGR; via the coding sequence CCTTTTATGCCTACTCCTCCCGTTGGCCTCCGTGCTCCTCACGCTGTTATGGACGCTCGGCCTCATGGCCTGGACCGGGACGGCCATGTCCATGCTCACCATGATCGTTCCGGTGTTCCTCATCGCCGTGGGCACGGCCTATTGCCTTCACCTGATGTCCGATTACGTCGATCGGGTGGAGCGATGTCCGTCCCGACGGGAAGCCGTCTTCGAGACCTTCTCCAGGCTCACACTGCCTACGGCTTTGGCGGTTCTGACCACCGCCATAGGTATTGGGTCCCTTCTGGTCAACCGTATCGTCGCCATCCGTGAATTCGCCATTTTCTCCTGCTTCGGAATCTTCAGTCTCCTGATTATCCTGCTCACTTTCTTTCCGTCGGTCCTGGTGCTCGCTCCCACGCCGACGAAAAAGAAACAGGATTCCGCACGCGGTCGGCTCTCCGCCGCTTTCATAGAGTTGGTCATCCGCCTCAATCTCAAGCACCAGCGCGTCGTGTTGCCGGTTCTGGGGATCGTCGCACTCGTCTGCGGCATCGGCGTCTTCCGCTTACAGATCCAGACCAACCCCATAGGGTACTTCAAGGAGAATACCCCGGTGAGCCGTCACTTTCACGACATTTACCGGGACATGTCCGGGAGCTTTCCCATAAACGTGTTCATGAGCGGCTCCACGGACGACTATTTCGAGGACCCCGAACACGTGGCCGACATCGCCCGTTTTCAGAAGTACGTTGAAACTCTGCCGGAAGTGGACAAAACCATATCCTTCGCCGACTACCTAAAGCTGGTCAACTACGTGCTGAACCGGTTCAATCCGGAATACTACGCCCTGCCCACGCAGGCCTATCAGATCAGGATGTTGATCAACAACTACAAAATCATCCTCGGAGAAGAAATGCTGACCCGGTTCATGAATCCGAACTTCTCCGCAACGAACATCCTGTTGTTAACCCACATTTCGAGCTCCCGCGGTTTCCTGCGGACGCGAGACATGATCCTGGCCTACGCGCACAGTGATTTTTCGAAGGACATCCGATGGGACGTGACGGGATTCGGAATCGTTCTTTCCGCCAGCAGCCACCTGATCACCACCGGGCAAGTTAAAAGCCTTTCTCTCACGGTAGTCCTTGTCTTTGGAATCATGTTCCTGCTTTTTCTGTCGAGCAAAGTGGGGCTCATCGCCATTGTGCCCAACCTGTTTCCCATCGTCATCAACTTCGGAATCATGGGATGGTTCGGTATCGAGCTGTCCATGGTCACCAGCCTCATTGCCGGCATTGCCATCGGCCTGGCCGTGGACGATACCATTCACTATCTGGTCCGCTACAATATCGAGTTCAAAAAGGATCTGGACGATACGAACGCTCTCGCCGCAACGCTCAGACATGTGGGCAGGCCGATCGTGTTCACCAGCCTCACGATCAGCCTGGGCTTTTCCGTCTTGGCGTTCTCGAGTTTCAATCCAACGGCCGTTTTCGGCGTACTGATGGTCATCACCATGATTTCGGCTCTGGTGGGCGATCTGATGATACTTCCATCCCTGATGCAGCACGTCGAGTTGGTCACCATCTGGGATCTGCTCAGATTGAAATTGGGGAAAGCGCCGGAGCTGGGAATTCCGCTGTTCCGGGGCTTGACCCGGACCCAGCTCCATTACATCCTCATGGCGGGTGCGCTCAGGAAATCCGAGGCGGGCGAAGTCCTGTTCCGGAAAGGAGATGCAAGCGATTCCATGTACGCGGTCGTATCGGGAGGCATGGACGTAGTGGACCACCCGATAGGAGAAGATCCCTCCAAAACCCACGGAATCCAGAAACTGATCTCGCATATCGCGCCCGGCGATTTGGTTGGAGAAATGGGCTTGCTGCGCTCCGCGCCACGATCCGCCACGGTGATCGTCACCGAACCCTCCGAGTTGCTCCAGATCAACTGGAAGATGCTCAAAAGGCTCCAGTGGCTCTACCCGCCGGCGGCCCATAAGCTGTTTTATAACCTGATGTCCTTCCTCTGCGACCGGTTGCAGCAGACCACCGAGTGCCTTTCCCAAACCAGCCACGTGGACGGTCTCACGGGCTTTTACGATCGAGACGATTTTCTCAAGATTCTGGAGATCGAAACCTACCGGGCGCGTCGCTACGGTACGGATCTCTCCCTGTGCCTCCTGGGAATCGAGTTTCAATCCACGGACCACCATCCCAAGGAACACGCCAAGGACCAATTGCTCAAACTGCTTGGTAGAAGTCTCTCCAAGGAGGTAAGGGACTGTGACACATTGGCCCGGATAGACGCCCGCACCTTGGCCCTCCTCCTTCCCCAGACCTCCTTGCCGGACGCCCTGCCGATCTCCGACCGGTTGCGACGCATTCTGCAGGGACCCGACTTTCAGACGGAGACGCTTCGGATCACGATACAAACAGGAGTGGCCGGTCTGAACCCGGGCGCCGGAGAGACCGGCGGAGAGTTGCTGGCTCATGCCGTGAGCGCCCTGGAAGCAGACGGCCGATGA
- a CDS encoding DUF2283 domain-containing protein, whose protein sequence is MKLNYYPETDSLYIDLSEKVSVESREVSEGVVLDYDAEGRLVGIDIDNASTKVQLKELSLQRLPADIKAVA, encoded by the coding sequence ATGAAGCTGAACTATTATCCGGAGACGGACTCTCTCTATATCGATCTTTCGGAGAAGGTAAGTGTGGAAAGTCGTGAAGTCTCCGAGGGGGTCGTCCTGGACTATGATGCAGAAGGCCGGCTGGTAGGGATCGATATTGACAACGCGAGTACCAAGGTGCAGTTAAAAGAGTTGAGCCTTCAGAGACTGCCGGCGGACATAAAGGCCGTAGCCTGA
- a CDS encoding GlxA family transcriptional regulator: MKKVTILAMHNAMASTITGPMDIFYQAGVMWNHFNGQELTPYFDVKIVTSTGKPFKCLNGVRMLPHGSIHDVQDTDLILVSSILDIEKTLRVQSEVIDWLRDRYRLGSHIGTICNGAFVLAETGLLDGKTATTHWAYAKQFQERYPRIELKPERLITDEGDLFCSGGFYAGLDLSLYLVEKYCGHETALKSSKSIIHDIGRTSQAPYAIFRFQKDHKDQQILAVQEWIENNFDQNFDYDGLAFDHRMSRRTLERRFKTATGDTPLTYQQRIRVEASKRLLENGDLSFDEITYRVGYEDSSSFRKVFLKRTGLLPTEYRKKFQRA, encoded by the coding sequence ATGAAAAAAGTGACCATCCTGGCCATGCACAACGCCATGGCTTCAACGATTACCGGCCCCATGGACATTTTTTATCAGGCGGGAGTGATGTGGAACCATTTCAACGGGCAAGAGCTGACGCCGTACTTTGACGTCAAGATCGTGACCAGTACGGGAAAGCCCTTTAAATGCCTGAACGGAGTTCGGATGCTTCCCCATGGATCCATCCATGACGTACAGGATACCGACCTGATATTGGTTTCTTCGATTTTGGATATCGAAAAAACCCTCCGAGTTCAAAGCGAGGTCATCGATTGGTTAAGAGATCGTTATCGCTTGGGTTCTCATATCGGCACCATCTGCAACGGCGCCTTCGTGCTGGCTGAAACCGGATTGCTGGACGGGAAAACCGCCACAACCCATTGGGCTTACGCGAAGCAGTTCCAAGAACGCTATCCAAGGATCGAACTCAAGCCCGAGCGTCTGATTACAGACGAGGGGGATCTGTTCTGCTCGGGCGGTTTTTACGCCGGGTTGGATCTTTCTCTTTATCTGGTGGAAAAGTACTGTGGTCATGAAACGGCCTTAAAATCCTCGAAGTCCATCATTCACGATATCGGGCGTACGTCCCAGGCGCCTTATGCGATTTTCCGGTTTCAAAAAGATCATAAGGACCAACAGATTCTGGCGGTACAGGAGTGGATCGAAAACAACTTCGACCAAAACTTTGATTATGACGGCCTGGCGTTTGATCACCGTATGAGCCGGCGCACGCTGGAAAGAAGATTTAAAACGGCCACCGGTGACACCCCATTGACCTATCAGCAGCGTATCCGGGTGGAGGCTTCCAAACGACTGCTGGAAAACGGAGACCTTTCGTTTGATGAAATCACTTACCGGGTGGGTTACGAAGACAGCAGCTCCTTTCGTAAAGTCTTTTTGAAACGAACGGGCTTGCTGCCGACGGAATACAGGAAGAAATTCCAGAGGGCGTAG
- a CDS encoding helix-turn-helix domain-containing protein has translation MDQGKWLTMDELAEYLKMGRTKLYRMAQEGEIPASKVGNQWRFDREEIDQWMKSQRPFSAGQKQEGVAR, from the coding sequence ATGGATCAAGGTAAGTGGTTGACCATGGACGAACTGGCCGAGTACCTGAAGATGGGCCGGACAAAGCTGTATCGCATGGCGCAGGAAGGGGAAATTCCCGCTTCCAAGGTCGGCAATCAATGGCGCTTTGACCGGGAGGAAATCGACCAGTGGATGAAAAGCCAGCGGCCTTTCAGCGCCGGTCAGAAGCAGGAGGGCGTTGCACGATGA
- a CDS encoding DUF1156 domain-containing protein: MIEKNFDISFIADLALRETQIQQNYRPIIAVHKWFARRPGTLFRGLLLSEFSDSPLRDAFYRPNDFPNVRVADPFMGGGTPLLEANRVGCDVVGFDINPMSYWIVKQEIEHLNLAAYDRAADFLRGELEKDIGRLYRTKCVICGNEDSHVKYFLWVKTTVCQDCGKDIDLFPGYLLSSDARHPRNVFVCSSCGQLTETGERNNPGKCGYCGIPLLLNGPASRNRCRCSHCGAGNSFPNADFGPPRHRLFAMEYYCPSCKSGHAGRFFKAPDEQDLSRLAEAEARWANTRSRFVPDDEIPSGDETNRLHRWGYRRYREMFNARQLLGLELSARIISRTSNERVRNALATNLSDLLRYQNMLCRYDTMALKSLDIFSVHGFPVGLIQCESNFLGILDANKSVCVGSGGWKNIIDKFRKAKAYCDAPFEVRHGGQRKEIMPIRGEWIGDRLNGGTTGKHRVVEIHCGDSAAGDLPESSLDAVFTDPPYFGNVQYAELMDFCYVWLRRLIGEKVEAFGNASTRSRQELTGNIDMGRDLQHFTEGLSSVFQRMAKALKPGAPLAFTYHHSTIQAYLPVAIAILDAGLTCSASLPCPAEMGASIHINGTGSSIIDTVFVCRTTGIVSRKTLPRSAEGVASLVHGDLADLQKGNVKPSIGDTRCIAYGHLVRLAVWNLRGAWDETAATSEKIAAVSDWLRDFGGWVEVEKHLCESNSCRRHEPLFAVRESTEKYGIEYADVSF; this comes from the coding sequence ATGATCGAGAAAAACTTCGACATATCGTTTATCGCCGACCTTGCCCTGCGGGAAACACAGATTCAGCAGAACTACCGGCCCATCATCGCGGTTCATAAATGGTTTGCCCGTAGGCCGGGCACGCTGTTTCGGGGCCTTTTGCTGTCCGAGTTTTCTGATAGCCCATTGCGGGATGCCTTTTACAGGCCAAATGACTTTCCGAACGTCAGGGTCGCGGACCCATTTATGGGGGGCGGCACGCCTCTCTTGGAAGCGAACCGCGTCGGCTGCGACGTAGTCGGTTTCGATATCAATCCGATGTCCTACTGGATCGTGAAGCAGGAAATCGAGCACCTTAATCTGGCCGCTTATGATAGAGCGGCCGACTTCCTGCGCGGCGAACTCGAAAAGGATATCGGCCGCTTGTATCGAACGAAATGCGTCATCTGCGGTAACGAGGATTCTCACGTAAAATATTTCCTGTGGGTGAAAACGACTGTATGCCAAGACTGTGGAAAGGATATCGACCTTTTCCCAGGCTATCTGCTTTCCTCGGATGCAAGGCATCCGAGAAACGTTTTCGTGTGTTCTTCCTGTGGCCAATTGACGGAAACCGGAGAAAGAAACAATCCAGGCAAATGCGGTTATTGCGGCATTCCACTTTTGCTGAACGGGCCAGCAAGCAGGAACCGTTGCAGATGTTCTCATTGCGGAGCAGGAAATAGCTTCCCCAACGCGGATTTCGGGCCTCCAAGACACCGTCTTTTTGCAATGGAATATTATTGCCCTTCCTGTAAAAGCGGCCATGCCGGACGATTCTTCAAGGCGCCTGACGAACAGGACCTTAGCCGGTTAGCGGAAGCCGAGGCGAGATGGGCTAACACGAGATCACGGTTCGTCCCCGACGATGAGATCCCCTCGGGTGACGAGACGAATCGCCTCCACCGATGGGGATATAGGCGGTATCGGGAAATGTTCAACGCCCGGCAACTTCTGGGGCTCGAACTGTCAGCCCGGATCATATCAAGAACTTCGAACGAACGTGTTCGAAACGCCCTAGCGACGAACCTGTCCGATCTTCTTCGTTACCAGAACATGCTTTGCCGCTATGACACTATGGCGCTTAAGTCACTCGACATCTTCTCCGTGCACGGATTTCCGGTGGGGCTTATTCAATGCGAATCCAATTTCTTGGGGATTCTGGACGCGAACAAGAGCGTTTGCGTGGGAAGCGGCGGATGGAAGAACATTATAGATAAATTTCGCAAGGCGAAGGCCTACTGCGACGCTCCGTTTGAAGTGAGACACGGGGGCCAACGAAAAGAAATAATGCCGATCAGGGGCGAATGGATCGGCGATCGTCTCAACGGTGGGACCACGGGGAAACACAGGGTAGTGGAAATTCATTGCGGAGATTCTGCCGCCGGCGACTTGCCGGAATCTTCGCTCGATGCGGTGTTTACCGACCCTCCTTACTTCGGGAATGTCCAGTATGCTGAATTGATGGACTTTTGTTATGTCTGGTTGCGACGATTGATCGGTGAAAAGGTTGAAGCATTTGGGAACGCATCAACGAGAAGCCGACAGGAGTTGACCGGCAACATAGATATGGGAAGGGATTTGCAGCACTTCACGGAAGGACTTTCTTCTGTTTTCCAGCGGATGGCAAAAGCGTTAAAACCAGGAGCGCCGTTGGCCTTCACATATCACCACAGCACGATCCAAGCCTACCTGCCTGTAGCCATCGCGATTCTTGACGCGGGTTTGACTTGTTCGGCTTCGTTGCCATGTCCTGCGGAAATGGGTGCTTCCATCCACATCAACGGCACGGGTTCTTCTATTATCGACACCGTATTTGTATGCCGAACGACTGGGATCGTTTCAAGAAAGACTTTACCCCGTTCAGCGGAAGGGGTTGCCTCCCTCGTCCACGGAGATTTGGCTGACCTTCAAAAAGGCAATGTGAAGCCATCAATAGGGGACACGCGCTGTATTGCGTACGGTCATCTTGTCCGACTGGCGGTATGGAACCTACGGGGAGCTTGGGACGAGACAGCCGCCACATCCGAGAAGATTGCGGCGGTCTCCGACTGGCTCCGGGATTTCGGCGGATGGGTTGAAGTCGAAAAACATCTCTGCGAGTCAAATTCTTGTCGTCGCCATGAACCTCTGTTCGCAGTGCGCGAATCCACCGAGAAATACGGAATTGAATATGCCGACGTTTCCTTTTGA